One window of Anaerolineales bacterium genomic DNA carries:
- the icd gene encoding NADP-dependent isocitrate dehydrogenase, which translates to MAYQNVKVPAGGAKISIQNGKLNVPDNPIVPFVEGDGTGRDIWRASVRVFDAAVEKAYGGKRKIRWMEVYAGEKSFKMFQSWLPDETTEAFKEFLVGIKGPLTTPIGGGIRSLNVQLRKLLDLYVCLRPVRWYKGVPSPVNHPEYVDMVIFRENTEDIYAGIEFAYGTEDNKKFKELFKEAFPKEYAKMRFPDTAGIGLKPVSVDGTERLARAAIQYALLNKRRSVNFVHKGNIMKFTEGAFKDWGYALGKREFRNDVVTERESWILGNKEKNPNLSVEDNAKMVDPGFDMMSPAQQGDIKSEVEEALKLWPTHGDGKWKAKLLLKDSIADVTLQFVLIRPRDYDVIATMNLNGDYLSDALAAQVGGIGIAPGANINYVTGHAIFEATHGTAPKYADLDKVNPGSVILSGEMMLRYMGWTEAADLIVKGMEGAIAAKTVTYDFARLMDKPTEVKCSEFGDAIIKWMDKSPELKVESGRSQVAAKKPARRVAKKAAPKKAAKKKKK; encoded by the coding sequence ATGGCATATCAAAACGTAAAAGTCCCCGCGGGCGGGGCGAAGATTTCAATTCAAAATGGGAAGTTGAACGTCCCCGATAACCCGATCGTCCCGTTCGTGGAGGGCGACGGGACCGGGCGCGATATCTGGCGCGCTTCGGTGCGCGTGTTCGATGCGGCGGTGGAGAAGGCATATGGCGGCAAGCGCAAAATCCGTTGGATGGAAGTGTATGCGGGCGAGAAGTCGTTCAAGATGTTCCAAAGCTGGCTGCCCGATGAGACCACCGAAGCGTTTAAAGAATTTCTGGTGGGAATTAAAGGTCCGTTGACCACGCCGATCGGCGGCGGCATCCGCTCGTTGAACGTTCAACTCCGCAAATTGCTCGATCTGTACGTCTGCCTGCGCCCGGTGCGCTGGTATAAGGGCGTTCCTTCGCCGGTTAATCATCCCGAATACGTGGATATGGTCATCTTCCGCGAGAATACCGAGGACATTTACGCCGGTATCGAATTTGCATACGGAACCGAAGACAACAAGAAGTTCAAGGAATTGTTCAAGGAAGCCTTCCCGAAGGAATATGCCAAGATGCGCTTCCCGGATACTGCGGGCATCGGCTTGAAGCCTGTATCGGTGGATGGCACCGAAAGGCTCGCGCGGGCGGCGATCCAATATGCCCTGCTCAACAAACGCAGGAGCGTGAACTTTGTCCATAAAGGTAACATCATGAAGTTCACCGAAGGCGCGTTCAAGGACTGGGGTTACGCCCTCGGCAAGCGCGAGTTCAGGAACGACGTGGTGACCGAGCGCGAGAGTTGGATCCTCGGCAACAAAGAGAAGAACCCGAATTTGAGCGTTGAAGACAATGCCAAGATGGTCGACCCCGGCTTCGACATGATGTCCCCCGCCCAGCAGGGCGATATCAAATCCGAGGTGGAAGAAGCGTTGAAATTGTGGCCCACTCACGGCGACGGCAAATGGAAAGCGAAACTACTGTTGAAAGACTCCATCGCCGACGTCACTTTGCAATTCGTCCTCATCCGCCCGCGCGATTACGATGTGATCGCCACGATGAACCTGAACGGTGACTATCTCTCTGATGCGTTGGCGGCGCAGGTGGGGGGAATCGGCATCGCGCCCGGCGCGAACATCAACTATGTGACGGGTCACGCCATCTTCGAGGCGACTCACGGTACGGCTCCGAAATATGCCGATCTGGATAAAGTGAATCCCGGCTCAGTCATCCTCTCCGGCGAGATGATGCTGCGCTACATGGGCTGGACAGAAGCCGCCGATTTGATCGTCAAAGGCATGGAAGGCGCGATTGCGGCAAAGACTGTGACGTACGATTTTGCGCGTTTGATGGACAAGCCGACCGAGGTCAAATGCTCGGAGTTCGGCGATGCGATCATCAAGTGGATGGATAAGAGTCCTGAGCTGAAAGTTGAAAGTGGAAGGTCGCAGGTTGCGGCGAAGAAGCCTGCCAGGAGAGTGGCAAAGAAGGCTGCGCCTAAGAAGGCGGCGAAGAAGAAAAAGAAGTGA
- a CDS encoding stage V sporulation protein S translates to MDMIKVSANSRTSAVAGAIAGVIREHKRAEVQAIGAGAVNQAVKALVLASSYLKNDGIDVVCVPEFVDVEIEDKVRTAIKLVVEPRNPAPPAPAGS, encoded by the coding sequence ATGGATATGATCAAAGTTTCAGCCAACTCCCGTACCTCTGCCGTCGCCGGGGCGATCGCGGGGGTGATTCGCGAACATAAACGGGCCGAAGTGCAAGCGATTGGAGCAGGCGCCGTCAATCAGGCAGTGAAGGCTCTCGTGCTTGCCTCCAGTTATCTCAAGAACGACGGGATCGATGTGGTTTGTGTCCCCGAGTTCGTGGATGTGGAGATCGAAGATAAGGTGCGCACCGCCATCAAATTGGTGGTCGAGCCGCGTAATCCTGCGCCGCCAGCTCCAGCCGGTTCATAG
- a CDS encoding amidohydrolase family protein, whose product MDCHLICPMLMEALRNGLIFSAYDNAERLKKPYTFLMLKLPGLIDPHVHVREPGQTHKEDWDTATQAALAGGVTTILAMPNTKPPIFDEATLELALSAAKAKSRCDYGQYIGAGPDNPDVAASLAPRAAGLKMYLDSTFGELRLDDMTLWTPHFQKFPKSAPMVMHSESRTMAAAILFSAIYDHPVHIAHVSLKEEILLIKAAKEKGIKVTCEVCPHHLFLDKDLSGLPAGRTEVRPRLATKEDVDSMWINLDVIDCFATDHAPHTLAEKDGENPPPGFPGLETLLPLLLTAVDDGRLTIDDVVQRLSTNPKRIFHLPDQPETWVEVDENAIYEIKAADQFTRCGWTPFEGWKVKGKVRKVVLRGKTAFEDGKVLAKPGSGRNVR is encoded by the coding sequence ATGGATTGCCATTTGATCTGTCCGATGCTCATGGAAGCCCTCCGAAATGGGTTGATCTTTTCCGCTTATGATAATGCAGAACGATTAAAAAAGCCGTATACTTTCCTCATGTTGAAACTCCCAGGTTTGATCGACCCCCACGTGCATGTCCGCGAACCAGGCCAAACTCACAAAGAGGATTGGGACACCGCCACCCAAGCCGCGCTTGCCGGTGGAGTGACGACCATCCTCGCGATGCCGAATACGAAACCGCCCATCTTCGATGAAGCGACCCTTGAATTGGCATTAAGTGCCGCGAAAGCCAAATCCCGCTGTGACTACGGTCAATACATCGGCGCGGGTCCCGATAATCCGGATGTCGCCGCTTCGCTCGCGCCGAGGGCTGCCGGGCTGAAGATGTACCTTGATTCCACCTTTGGCGAATTGCGCCTCGACGACATGACGCTGTGGACCCCGCACTTTCAAAAATTCCCCAAGTCGGCGCCCATGGTGATGCACTCCGAGAGCCGCACGATGGCGGCGGCAATCCTTTTTTCCGCCATTTACGATCATCCTGTTCATATCGCGCATGTATCTTTGAAAGAAGAGATCCTGCTCATCAAAGCCGCAAAGGAAAAGGGCATCAAGGTCACATGCGAAGTTTGCCCGCATCACCTGTTCTTAGATAAAGACCTGTCAGGTCTGCCCGCCGGTAGAACCGAAGTCCGCCCGCGGCTCGCGACAAAAGAGGATGTGGATAGCATGTGGATAAATCTGGACGTGATCGATTGCTTCGCCACCGACCACGCTCCGCATACTTTGGCTGAAAAGGACGGCGAGAATCCACCGCCGGGTTTCCCCGGTCTGGAGACATTGCTGCCTTTGTTGCTTACGGCTGTGGACGATGGACGGTTGACGATTGACGATGTAGTGCAAAGGCTCTCTACCAACCCAAAACGCATCTTCCACCTGCCCGACCAGCCTGAAACCTGGGTGGAAGTGGATGAAAACGCCATCTATGAGATCAAAGCCGCGGATCAATTCACGCGCTGCGGCTGGACTCCTTTCGAGGGTTGGAAGGTGAAGGGGAAGGTTCGCAAGGTTGTTTTACGTGGAAAGACCGCATTCGAAGATGGGAAAGTCCTGGCAAAGCCAGGTTCTGGCAGGAATGTGAGATGA
- a CDS encoding lamin tail domain-containing protein has product MDSLRIEPVEMRLNPRPDLIRILQPVPRPSLPMSKRNRFPRIALVLVFILALCAGTFSPRAGVVEAKPVAAFDELSVFISEFRTRGPGGADDEFVEIYNASGNSVTLNNWVLRRSTSCGGVAAGGPLVTINTTLVPGQYYLIGKSPEYTGSMPLDLSYASTGIADDGGIALINNAGIIIDQVGMCNTTAYREGTQLSAMSGTANQSYERRFGGSAGSCRDTDNNATDFILNSSTSNPQNFASAAVPCLAVISTSSSIGDGVYLDTSGLVIDIQLTFSNIVTVTGSPTLSIETGLTDRPAVYAGGSGTNTLTFNYTIQPGDNTNDLDYAGYNALSLNGGTIVGASGDATLILPKPGTTGTLSATRNIQIDNTSVTPALLSFTRQSPTSQFTNADEIVFRITFNEAVNGVDVADFAVNGVLGATPGLTKVENGRLYDLRLSGAVMVNLNSTVDINLNVGHSITDIGGNSLPDTQPATDETYNVDNTPPTVTINQSLTQVDPASALPINFTVAFNEPIDATTFTTADIRQNGTATGITWSIINSGDNQNFTLSAIASSAGTIVPSLNAGSDAAPVVRDRAGNHNFPSNNPGCVLPEPNNCVQFNDTIPPTVTINQSGSQLDPTNALPINFTVQFSEPINTATFTAADITQSGTASSVVWNIANSGDNRIFTLSATSSGYGTIVPSIAINRVTDLSGNNNAASTSTDNSVTFAASSVRSIIINEVAWAGTVSSLPGDEWIELYNTTNATINITGWSLRAADGTPSITLNGNIPAGGYFLLERDDDSTVSDIPADQVYTGELSNSGEALTLYDSANKVIDTANGNGGSWPAGSTSTYGTMERKSTSTDSDSNWSTNSGSTRNGKNANGGDIIGTPKSGNSPLPTPTPTPEATPTGTPIPPPIPIDPRPIINEILARPGFDWNQDGKADVFDEFVEIKNLTSIDISLSGWKLDGVNGKKSFSLPAVTLKPGERIVFYSKETNLLLSDGGETVRLINSSGKIYDAYTYNVARAEDASFCRLPDGNPGDSWFEDCTPTPNLANTREGQAPESIGGVESPVCNLPDTIPLDFFIPECRGYGADIWNPFYWDFTNWIDKLWIQQTNEKWRTFIE; this is encoded by the coding sequence GTGGACTCGCTACGCATTGAGCCTGTCGAAATGCGCCTCAACCCCCGCCCAGACCTGATCCGCATCTTACAGCCGGTTCCACGCCCAAGCCTTCCCATGTCCAAACGGAATCGTTTTCCCCGCATTGCTCTCGTGCTGGTTTTCATCCTCGCCTTGTGCGCAGGGACCTTCTCTCCGCGCGCCGGGGTGGTGGAGGCAAAGCCGGTGGCGGCTTTCGATGAATTGAGCGTCTTCATCAGCGAGTTTCGCACGCGCGGACCAGGCGGGGCGGATGATGAGTTTGTGGAAATTTACAATGCGAGCGGGAATTCGGTTACTTTAAATAATTGGGTATTAAGAAGATCTACAAGTTGTGGAGGCGTGGCTGCAGGCGGACCTCTCGTGACGATAAATACCACCCTTGTGCCCGGACAATATTATCTGATCGGTAAATCTCCGGAATACACAGGATCGATGCCTCTTGATCTATCTTACGCCTCCACAGGTATCGCGGATGACGGCGGAATTGCCTTGATAAATAATGCCGGTATTATTATCGATCAAGTAGGAATGTGCAATACGACAGCGTATAGGGAGGGAACGCAGCTTTCCGCAATGAGCGGAACCGCCAATCAAAGTTATGAACGCAGGTTTGGCGGCAGTGCAGGAAGTTGCAGAGATACTGATAACAACGCAACGGATTTTATTTTAAATTCCTCCACCAGCAACCCGCAGAACTTTGCCAGCGCGGCAGTACCGTGTTTGGCTGTGATAAGTACAAGTTCTTCCATTGGCGACGGCGTTTACCTTGATACGAGCGGTCTCGTTATTGATATTCAATTAACCTTCAGCAACATTGTCACTGTTACAGGGTCGCCCACATTGTCGATCGAAACCGGCTTGACCGACCGACCTGCTGTTTATGCAGGCGGAAGCGGTACAAATACATTGACTTTCAATTACACGATCCAACCGGGGGATAATACGAATGATCTTGATTACGCCGGATATAACGCCCTCTCATTGAATGGAGGAACGATCGTGGGCGCAAGCGGGGACGCGACTTTGATCCTGCCCAAGCCGGGGACCACGGGTACTTTGAGCGCGACACGAAATATTCAGATTGATAATACGTCAGTTACGCCAGCGCTTTTGTCTTTCACGCGACAGAGTCCGACCTCTCAATTTACAAATGCAGATGAAATTGTGTTTAGGATCACCTTCAATGAAGCGGTAAACGGGGTGGATGTAGCTGACTTTGCTGTCAACGGTGTCCTCGGGGCAACCCCTGGATTAACAAAGGTTGAAAATGGAAGACTATATGATCTGAGACTATCAGGTGCGGTCATGGTCAACCTGAACAGTACAGTTGATATAAATTTAAATGTAGGACATAGCATTACTGATATAGGTGGAAACTCCCTTCCAGATACCCAACCAGCAACTGATGAAACCTATAATGTAGATAATACCCCTCCCACTGTAACCATCAACCAGTCATTGACCCAGGTTGATCCAGCAAGCGCTCTGCCCATTAACTTTACAGTCGCATTTAATGAACCGATAGACGCAACTACATTTACTACCGCAGATATCAGACAAAACGGCACGGCCACAGGGATTACCTGGAGCATAATCAATTCAGGCGACAACCAGAATTTCACTCTGTCTGCGATTGCTTCCAGCGCGGGAACAATTGTCCCAAGCCTCAATGCGGGCTCAGATGCCGCACCGGTTGTAAGAGATAGGGCGGGAAATCATAATTTCCCTTCAAACAATCCTGGGTGTGTTCTCCCTGAGCCAAATAATTGCGTCCAATTCAACGACACCATTCCGCCCACTGTCACCATCAACCAATCTGGTTCTCAACTCGACCCGACCAATGCATTACCCATCAATTTCACGGTCCAGTTTTCCGAACCGATCAACACAGCCACCTTCACCGCTGCAGACATTACTCAATCCGGCACAGCCTCCAGCGTGGTCTGGAATATCGCCAACTCCGGCGATAACAGGATTTTCACTCTTTCCGCCACATCCTCGGGGTATGGAACCATCGTCCCTTCGATCGCGATCAACCGCGTCACTGATCTCTCCGGCAACAATAACGCTGCAAGCACCTCCACCGATAATTCAGTCACTTTTGCCGCATCCAGCGTCCGTTCCATCATCATCAACGAAGTGGCGTGGGCGGGAACCGTCTCCAGCCTGCCCGGCGATGAGTGGATCGAGTTGTATAACACAACCAACGCGACCATCAACATCACCGGTTGGTCGTTGAGAGCCGCGGACGGCACTCCGTCCATCACGCTCAACGGCAACATTCCCGCCGGGGGGTATTTCCTTCTTGAGCGCGATGACGACAGCACAGTCTCCGATATCCCGGCGGACCAGGTTTACACGGGAGAACTTTCCAACAGCGGCGAAGCGCTGACTTTGTACGACTCCGCCAATAAAGTGATCGATACCGCCAATGGCAACGGCGGGAGCTGGCCCGCGGGCAGTACGTCAACTTATGGCACCATGGAGCGCAAAAGCACATCCACCGACAGCGACAGCAATTGGTCGACCAATTCCGGTTCAACGAGAAACGGGAAGAACGCGAACGGCGGCGACATCATCGGCACGCCAAAGAGCGGCAACTCGCCCCTCCCCACTCCAACCCCAACGCCCGAAGCAACTCCCACAGGCACTCCGATTCCCCCTCCCATCCCAATCGACCCGCGCCCGATCATCAACGAAATCCTTGCGCGCCCCGGCTTCGACTGGAACCAGGACGGCAAAGCCGATGTCTTCGACGAGTTCGTCGAGATCAAGAACCTGACCTCCATCGATATCTCCCTGAGCGGCTGGAAGTTGGATGGCGTGAACGGTAAAAAATCATTCTCCCTGCCTGCGGTCACGCTCAAGCCCGGCGAACGAATCGTTTTCTACAGCAAAGAGACCAACCTGCTGCTCAGTGACGGCGGCGAGACCGTGCGCCTGATCAACTCGAGCGGCAAGATCTATGACGCCTACACCTACAACGTCGCCCGCGCCGAAGACGCGTCCTTCTGCCGCCTGCCCGACGGCAACCCCGGCGATTCCTGGTTCGAAGATTGCACACCCACGCCGAATCTAGCTAACACGCGCGAAGGGCAGGCGCCCGAATCCATAGGCGGCGTCGAATCCCCCGTTTGCAACCTGCCCGATACCATCCCGCTTGACTTCTTCATCCCCGAATGCCGCGGCTATGGTGCGGATATTTGGAATCCCTTCTATTGGGATTTCACGAACTGGATCGATAAATTGTGGATTCAACAAACGAATGAAAAATGGCGCACGTTCATTGAGTAA
- a CDS encoding DUF4383 domain-containing protein: MNNITRYFALVVGFAFVLAGIAGFIPFFTPPPHADAPHLILNSNYGLLLGLFPVNTLHSIFHFSVGVFGIYAYRNYVMSRFFSRFLGVTLGIFTVMGLIPQLHTTFGYLPLYGHDIWLHGLEAVIGLYLGFFPSQNQTEAGHVR; the protein is encoded by the coding sequence ATGAACAACATTACCCGGTATTTTGCGCTTGTGGTCGGATTTGCATTTGTCCTCGCAGGCATCGCAGGTTTCATCCCCTTCTTCACCCCGCCGCCCCATGCAGACGCCCCTCATCTGATTTTGAACTCGAATTATGGATTGCTGCTCGGTTTGTTCCCGGTCAACACACTCCACAGCATCTTTCATTTTTCGGTCGGCGTCTTTGGCATTTATGCTTATCGCAATTACGTCATGTCGCGGTTCTTCTCCCGCTTCCTCGGCGTGACATTGGGAATCTTCACCGTCATGGGTTTGATTCCCCAACTTCATACAACATTTGGCTATTTGCCTTTGTACGGCCATGATATCTGGCTTCACGGGCTGGAGGCGGTGATCGGGCTGTATCTGGGATTCTTCCCGAGTCAAAATCAAACGGAGGCAGGTCATGTTCGATAA
- a CDS encoding ubiquinol-cytochrome c reductase iron-sulfur subunit, with protein sequence MSDSHELSRRDFIKVTTGIVGGLIGAMIGLPSVFYLIDPAFKEGGKEAWIPIGKFEDMQVGMPYPFSFTRVQVNGWERTASSFGGYAVRKSDDPDGLLILNSRCTHLACTVNWSADANAFICPCHDAKFSMEGEVLDGPPPRALDIYEEHRITEDGIIEIFFKEA encoded by the coding sequence ATGTCTGACTCACACGAGTTATCCCGCCGGGATTTCATAAAGGTAACGACGGGTATTGTTGGAGGATTGATCGGTGCCATGATCGGTCTTCCCTCCGTTTTCTATTTGATCGATCCCGCATTCAAGGAGGGCGGCAAGGAAGCGTGGATTCCCATCGGCAAATTCGAAGATATGCAGGTCGGAATGCCCTATCCCTTCTCGTTTACACGGGTACAGGTCAACGGCTGGGAACGAACCGCAAGTTCCTTCGGCGGATACGCCGTCCGCAAATCGGATGATCCGGACGGGCTGCTCATCCTCAACAGCCGCTGTACGCATCTGGCTTGCACCGTGAACTGGTCGGCGGACGCAAATGCATTCATCTGTCCCTGTCACGACGCCAAGTTCAGCATGGAGGGCGAAGTGCTGGATGGACCTCCCCCGCGCGCGTTGGATATCTATGAAGAACACCGCATCACGGAAGACGGCATCATAGAGATCTTCTTCAAGGAAGCATAA
- a CDS encoding fatty acid desaturase, translating into MSIGQIKWQSIVAKYAYPETWRSLWQVFNSVIPFFVLWYLAYLSLQVGYWLTLLLTIPAAGFMVRMFIIFHDCCHGSFFRTKLANDRLGLLLGAAVWTPYFHWKHSHAIHHATAGDLDRRGIGDVYTMTVEEYLAAPWYKKFGYRVMRNPFILFTIGAMIVFVFAHRFWDRGAGKREKNSVVWTNLALIGFVGWAIHIIGWQAYLLVELPILLMACGAGVWLFYVQHNFDPTYWERHKDWNFFNAGMDGSSYYKLPKVLQWFTGNIGFHHIHHLSPKIPNYKLEQCHEENPMFQIEPLTVRDSLKSLYFRLWDEKEKMLVGWKALRKYKLQTQKT; encoded by the coding sequence ATGAGCATCGGACAGATCAAATGGCAATCCATCGTTGCCAAGTATGCATACCCCGAAACCTGGCGCAGTCTGTGGCAGGTCTTCAATTCGGTCATTCCATTTTTTGTGCTGTGGTATCTGGCATATCTCAGCCTGCAAGTCGGCTACTGGCTGACCTTGCTTCTCACCATCCCTGCCGCCGGGTTCATGGTGCGGATGTTCATCATCTTCCATGACTGCTGTCACGGCTCGTTCTTCAGGACGAAGCTGGCCAACGACCGCCTCGGCCTTCTCCTCGGTGCGGCGGTGTGGACTCCCTATTTTCACTGGAAGCATTCGCACGCCATCCACCACGCCACAGCCGGGGATCTCGACCGGCGCGGAATCGGCGATGTGTACACGATGACGGTGGAGGAATATCTCGCCGCTCCCTGGTACAAAAAATTCGGCTACCGCGTGATGCGCAATCCCTTCATCCTGTTCACCATCGGCGCGATGATCGTGTTCGTTTTCGCTCATCGCTTCTGGGACCGTGGCGCGGGGAAGCGCGAAAAGAACAGCGTGGTGTGGACGAACCTTGCCCTGATTGGTTTTGTCGGTTGGGCGATCCACATCATTGGCTGGCAGGCGTATCTGCTGGTGGAACTTCCCATTCTGCTGATGGCTTGCGGGGCGGGCGTCTGGCTCTTTTACGTCCAGCATAACTTCGACCCGACCTACTGGGAGCGCCACAAGGATTGGAACTTCTTCAACGCCGGGATGGATGGCAGTTCCTACTATAAACTTCCAAAGGTCCTGCAATGGTTCACGGGCAATATCGGCTTCCATCACATCCATCACCTCAGCCCGAAGATTCCCAACTACAAACTGGAGCAGTGCCACGAGGAAAACCCGATGTTCCAGATCGAGCCGCTGACGGTCCGCGACAGTTTGAAGTCGCTGTACTTTCGCTTGTGGGACGAGAAGGAAAAGATGCTGGTCGGCTGGAAGGCGTTGAGGAAATACAAACTGCAGACGCAGAAGACGTAA
- a CDS encoding cytochrome b N-terminal domain-containing protein, whose product MWKNIYLWLDERIGFNDFYKNLLDRPEPKTSWWNTLGSASMFLFVLQGLTGIFLTVYYTPSPDHAYDSVNYIMEGVAFGWLIRGIHHWGATLMVILVFVHMLRVFYTASFKYPRELTWLIGIGLFLTTLGMGFTGYLLPWNQKAFWATTVGTQIAGTAPYIGEFILKALRGGPDLSALTLQRFFSAHIWIIPAILAALIGVHLFLIIKHGESHWPKKED is encoded by the coding sequence ATGTGGAAAAACATTTACCTTTGGCTCGATGAACGCATCGGTTTCAACGACTTCTATAAAAATTTGCTCGACCGCCCCGAACCCAAAACCTCCTGGTGGAACACGCTCGGCTCAGCCAGCATGTTCCTTTTTGTTTTGCAGGGGCTGACCGGCATCTTTCTCACCGTGTATTACACCCCCTCGCCCGACCATGCCTATGACTCCGTCAACTACATCATGGAAGGCGTCGCTTTCGGCTGGTTGATCCGCGGCATTCATCATTGGGGCGCCACTCTTATGGTGATCCTGGTCTTCGTCCACATGCTGCGCGTGTTCTACACCGCTTCCTTCAAATATCCCCGCGAGCTGACCTGGCTCATCGGAATCGGCTTGTTCCTCACCACGCTTGGCATGGGTTTCACCGGTTATCTGCTGCCGTGGAATCAAAAAGCCTTTTGGGCGACCACCGTCGGCACGCAGATCGCCGGGACGGCTCCCTACATTGGCGAATTCATTCTCAAAGCCCTGCGCGGCGGACCCGACCTGAGCGCCCTAACGCTCCAACGCTTCTTCTCCGCTCATATCTGGATCATCCCCGCCATCCTTGCCGCCTTGATCGGCGTCCATCTCTTCCTCATCATCAAGCACGGCGAATCGCACTGGCCCAAAAAGGAAGACTAA
- a CDS encoding c-type cytochrome: MNDETKKQINERYERELDKGERFWPDTIFKDVVMSLGIFLLLILLATFVGVPAEPKADPSDTSYIPRPEWYFLFLFKFLALYGQLPIIGKIEWLATVLIPGIAVAVLTLIPFIEKSPHRHYSKRVLPIAIMTIMVVGIVLLTLMSEIPTVSEDGSALLGMLQTISGIFIPLAAYILLFAFKNNTRLMLWTTGLAAASMILVSGTVLTLAPEKEAEETEVATTLPDQIVAGQDLYSIHCTECHGDDGSVAVIEGVEGLEGEKITPINSRDVLYTITDSAMNEVIAYGRPNAGMPPFGKTYGGELTKSEIDYIIIFMRYLWDDRFEAPVIKPLFPPLADGEVPSYDVHIQPVVKRYCISCHRAGKDNNNYLMTTYEEILTTGDQAANNVIAGDEKSYLLQTIQGQSIMNPEKPDEELIGVMPPTKALKPDVVDVFVRWVMNGMPQTAAEAAALSTTPTPTPAP, encoded by the coding sequence ATGAACGACGAAACCAAAAAACAGATCAACGAACGGTACGAACGCGAACTCGATAAAGGTGAACGCTTCTGGCCCGATACCATCTTCAAAGATGTGGTCATGTCGTTGGGCATCTTCCTCCTGCTTATCCTGCTGGCGACCTTCGTCGGCGTGCCTGCCGAACCCAAAGCCGACCCGAGCGACACATCTTACATCCCGCGCCCGGAATGGTATTTCCTTTTCCTTTTCAAATTCCTGGCGTTGTATGGTCAGCTGCCCATCATTGGCAAGATAGAATGGCTTGCCACGGTGCTTATCCCCGGCATTGCCGTCGCTGTGCTGACCCTGATCCCATTCATCGAGAAGAGTCCGCACCGCCATTACAGCAAGCGAGTCCTCCCCATCGCCATCATGACCATCATGGTCGTCGGCATCGTCTTGCTGACGTTGATGTCCGAGATCCCGACCGTTTCTGAAGATGGCTCTGCGTTGCTTGGGATGCTGCAAACCATTTCGGGGATTTTCATCCCCCTGGCGGCATACATCCTGTTATTCGCTTTCAAAAATAACACCCGCCTCATGCTCTGGACGACGGGACTGGCGGCTGCTTCGATGATCCTCGTCTCAGGGACGGTGCTCACGCTCGCGCCGGAGAAAGAAGCGGAAGAGACCGAAGTCGCCACCACATTGCCGGACCAGATCGTCGCCGGGCAGGACCTGTACTCCATTCACTGCACCGAATGTCACGGTGACGACGGGTCCGTCGCCGTCATCGAAGGCGTGGAAGGACTCGAGGGCGAAAAGATCACGCCCATCAACAGCCGCGATGTGCTTTATACCATCACCGATTCCGCAATGAACGAAGTCATCGCCTATGGCCGCCCTAATGCGGGCATGCCGCCCTTCGGCAAGACCTACGGCGGCGAACTTACCAAAAGCGAGATCGATTACATCATTATCTTCATGCGCTACCTGTGGGATGACCGATTCGAAGCGCCGGTCATCAAGCCGCTCTTCCCGCCCCTCGCAGACGGCGAAGTCCCATCATATGACGTTCACATCCAGCCCGTCGTGAAGCGTTATTGCATCTCCTGTCATCGCGCAGGAAAAGACAACAACAATTACCTGATGACCACCTACGAAGAAATCCTCACTACAGGCGATCAGGCTGCGAACAACGTCATCGCGGGCGACGAAAAATCATACCTTCTGCAAACCATACAGGGACAGTCCATCATGAATCCTGAGAAACCCGATGAAGAACTGATCGGCGTCATGCCGCCCACCAAGGCGCTCAAACCCGACGTGGTGGATGTCTTCGTCCGCTGGGTGATGAACGGCATGCCGCAAACCGCCGCGGAAGCTGCCGCGCTCTCCACAACGCCGACACCCACGCCGGCGCCGTAA